From Staphylococcus sp. IVB6214:
TTCATCAACTCGCCGGGTGTCTTATCAGAAACTTATGAGTTCAAGTCACGTCCAAACTTATACTTTGCTGGTCAGATGACGGGTGTTGAAGGTTACGTTGAGAGTGCAGCAAGTGGCATGATTGCAGGTATTAACATGGCACATCGTATGCTGGGCAAAGGTGATGTTATCTTCCCGAGAGAAACGATGATAGGAAGTATGGCTTACTATATTTCTCATGCAGAGAACAACAAAAACTTCCAACCGATGAATGCAAACTTTGGTTTAGTGCCTACATTACCTGAACGCATTAAAGATAAGAAAGAACGTTATGAAGCACTAGCAGATCGCGCATTGACTTATCTTGATAGCTTTAAAAAAACATTGAATTAAATGAAACTGATAATTTGTAACAGATAAAGCACAGTCATAGAGAGGTCAGAAGGTGATAGAAGTGAATAGAGCTTTCGCTTCTGAATCACCTGTTAGGAGTGGATAAACGCTGCTATTTCAAAATAAATCGTAGCGTCACTCTTGAAAAATACTAAAATTTAGATAAATGTGAATATTTTATGGTTTATCTATGCAGGACCCCTTATCATTGTGCTACAATGCAAATGATGGAGGGGTTTTTATATTGGAACAAATCCAACAACAATTTCTTAATATGCTCAAATATGAGCGCCTATTCTCAGAACATACTTTAAAAGCATATCGTGATGATATCGTTCAATTTAATCGCTTCTTGGCACAAGAGCAACTGACATTGCGATCTTTCAGTTACCAAGAGGCAAGGGGCTTTTTACAATTGTTATATGACATGGGGTTGCAACGTACGACAGTTTCACGTAAAATTTCGACGTTGCGTAGCTTCTATGCGTATTGGATGACGATAGACGAGCATATCACAAATCCATTTGTACAACTAGTACACCCGAAGAAAGAACGATACTTACCATCATTTTTTTATGCGGAAGAGATGGAATCGCTATTTCAAACAGTGATTCAAGATTCAAAAAAGGGTTTAAGAGATCGCGTTGTTCTAGAGTTGCTTTATGCGACAGGCATACGTGTATCTGAACTCGTAGGACTTAAAAAGTCAGATGTTGATTTGTCAATGTCTTTACTCAAAGTAATGGGGAAGGGACAGAAAGAACGCATCATACCGTTTGGAGAGTTTTGTCGTCAAAGTATCATTGACTATTTTTCTTCTTTCGGTCCGATACAACACGCCTCACATGATTATCTCATTGTGAATATGCAAGGTAAGCCAATTACAGAAAGAGGTATCCGCTATCTATTGAATGATATTGTAAAACGAACGACAGGCGTCACTTCAATTCACCCACATAAGTTGCGCCATACGTTTGCCACACACTTACTAGATGCAGGAGCCGATCTCAGAACTGTACAAAACTTGTTAGGGCATGTGAACCTATCGACGACAGGACGGTATACACATGTAACGAATCAACAACTACGGCATGTTTATTTACAAGCACATCCACGTGCAACAAAAGGAGAGAAATGATTTATGAGTTCATCAATTCATGCAACAACAATTTATGCAGTAAGACATAACGGACAAGCTGCAATGGCTGGGGATGGTCAAGTGACATTAGGTCAACAGGTCATCATGAAAAATACAGCGAAAAAAGTGAGGAAGCTTTATAATGGTAGAGTTGTCGCTGGGTTTGCCGGTAGTGTGGCAGACGCATTCACATTGTTTGAAAAATTCGAAATGAAGTTACAACAATACAGTGGCAATCTTGAAAGAGCAGCAGTAGAACTTGCAAAAGAATGGCGTGGCGATAAACAATTACGTCAATTAGAAGCGATGTTAATCGTAATGGACGAATCCAATCTGCTAGTTGTTAGTGGGACTGGAGAAGTTATTGCGCCTGACGACGACTTGATTGCGATTGGGTCAGGCGGTAACTTTGCACTAAGTGCTGGTCGTGCGTTAAAACGCCATGCATCACATCTTTCTGCACGTGAAATGGCTTACGAAAGTTTAAAAGTTGCATCTGAGATTTGTGTATTTACAAATGATCATATCATCGTTGAAGAATTATAATGGAGGTTTTTATTTGATGGATACAAACGGTATCAAGTTAACGCCGAAAGATATTGTCTCAGAATTAAATACGTATATTGTTGGACAAGATGAAGCGAAGAAGAAGGTTGCAATTGCATTGCGTAACAGATATCGTCGCAGCTTATTAGATGACGAGACGAAGCAAGAGATTGCACCTAAAAACATTTTGATGATGGGGCCGACAGGTGTGGGTAAAACTGAAATTGCAAGACGTATGGCTAAAATTGTCGGTGCACCATTTGTCAAAGTAGAAGCAACAAAATTTACAGAAGTGGGTTATGTTGGTCGTGATGTCGAGAGTATGGTGCGTGATCTTGTAGACGTTGCTGTTCGTCTTGTTAAAGACCAGAAGAAAGCAGCAGTTCAAGATGAAGCATCTGAAAAGGCTAATGACAAGCTTGTAAAGTTACTTGTTCCAAGCATGAAGAAAAAAGCAGCACAAAATATGAACAACCCATTAGAGTCATTGTTTGGTGGTTCACTTCCTAATTTTGGTCAACAGCAAGAAGAAGAGGAAGAGCCACCAACAGAAGAAATTAAAACGAAGCGTTCTGAAATCCGACGACAATTGTTAGCAGGACAGTTGGAAGAAGAAAAAGTGCGTGTGAAGGTTGAGCAAGACCCTGGTGCACTCGGTATGTTAGGGACGCAACAAAATGAGCAAATGCAAGAAATGATGAATCAACTGATGCCTAAGAAAAAGGTTGAAAAAGAAGTTCCGGTAAAAACAGCACGTAAAATTTTGACGGATGAA
This genomic window contains:
- the xerC gene encoding tyrosine recombinase XerC; translated protein: MEQIQQQFLNMLKYERLFSEHTLKAYRDDIVQFNRFLAQEQLTLRSFSYQEARGFLQLLYDMGLQRTTVSRKISTLRSFYAYWMTIDEHITNPFVQLVHPKKERYLPSFFYAEEMESLFQTVIQDSKKGLRDRVVLELLYATGIRVSELVGLKKSDVDLSMSLLKVMGKGQKERIIPFGEFCRQSIIDYFSSFGPIQHASHDYLIVNMQGKPITERGIRYLLNDIVKRTTGVTSIHPHKLRHTFATHLLDAGADLRTVQNLLGHVNLSTTGRYTHVTNQQLRHVYLQAHPRATKGEK
- the hslV gene encoding ATP-dependent protease subunit HslV, with product MSSSIHATTIYAVRHNGQAAMAGDGQVTLGQQVIMKNTAKKVRKLYNGRVVAGFAGSVADAFTLFEKFEMKLQQYSGNLERAAVELAKEWRGDKQLRQLEAMLIVMDESNLLVVSGTGEVIAPDDDLIAIGSGGNFALSAGRALKRHASHLSAREMAYESLKVASEICVFTNDHIIVEEL
- the hslU gene encoding ATP-dependent protease ATPase subunit HslU, encoding MDTNGIKLTPKDIVSELNTYIVGQDEAKKKVAIALRNRYRRSLLDDETKQEIAPKNILMMGPTGVGKTEIARRMAKIVGAPFVKVEATKFTEVGYVGRDVESMVRDLVDVAVRLVKDQKKAAVQDEASEKANDKLVKLLVPSMKKKAAQNMNNPLESLFGGSLPNFGQQQEEEEEPPTEEIKTKRSEIRRQLLAGQLEEEKVRVKVEQDPGALGMLGTQQNEQMQEMMNQLMPKKKVEKEVPVKTARKILTDEFADQMIDHETANQEALELAEQMGIIFIDEIDKVATSSSHGGGQDVSRQGVQRDILPILEGSVVKTKYGTVSTEHVLFIGAGAFHVSKPSDLIPELQGRFPIRVELESLTVDDFVRILTEPKLSLIKQYELLLKTEEVTVNFTDEAIQRLAEMAYHVNQETDNIGARRLHTILEKMLEDLSFEAANMPHAHVDITPQYVDDKLKTISTNKDLSEFIL